A section of the Virgibacillus sp. NKC19-3 genome encodes:
- a CDS encoding FIMAH domain-containing protein gives MQTKRWKSIVSFTAILLLLWSPFSTLSAQAQGNSENVVADWMSNEELEQKLEEIKEESSGKVEVDVIGHSHQDREIYAARVGEGDQVLLINGNIHGNEKSGPEALIQMLEILGTSDSSRAQAVREEVTIVAVPRLNVDGAAITQRQNVFSWEDVIMNYPHLEGAAPAWHYSESNGGFDINRDFNPNLNYEPQLEDLPGTGDDPGFFLTNESQILRDLYLDLQAEFSEVEAFVDLHHMGTPKTNETGEDVTIAIDYPPLGPDDSPKYDDWLKLDQDKSMRYSLAAALGVKELSDNEEPGVARYLHPEERDLPGQARSSFALNGTATVLFEMPGQQPEYGYDQALIDRVENGLWGIASRMADDSIDDLNGDDFLNLPKYWTERASDMKILVERFENEGELEDDNVAQSLMTHLSAMSYYEDKELEEKVLKHTESFKLLLEDQKENALITDEAYNRLKDDADYLIDKW, from the coding sequence ATGCAAACAAAACGTTGGAAATCCATTGTCTCTTTTACTGCGATTTTACTGTTATTATGGAGTCCATTTTCTACATTAAGTGCTCAAGCTCAAGGTAATAGTGAAAATGTGGTTGCCGATTGGATGAGCAACGAGGAACTGGAGCAAAAGTTAGAAGAAATTAAAGAGGAGAGTTCTGGCAAGGTTGAGGTCGACGTCATAGGTCACTCACACCAAGATCGTGAAATTTACGCTGCTCGTGTGGGTGAAGGTGATCAAGTGTTGTTAATTAATGGTAATATACACGGTAATGAGAAGAGCGGCCCTGAGGCATTGATCCAGATGCTTGAAATACTTGGAACTAGCGATAGTTCACGTGCACAAGCGGTTCGTGAGGAGGTTACAATAGTTGCCGTGCCACGTCTAAACGTTGACGGTGCCGCGATAACCCAACGGCAGAACGTTTTCTCGTGGGAAGACGTCATTATGAACTACCCCCATCTTGAAGGTGCAGCGCCTGCCTGGCACTATAGCGAAAGTAATGGAGGCTTTGATATTAACCGGGACTTTAATCCGAATTTGAACTATGAACCACAGCTGGAAGATTTACCAGGCACGGGAGATGACCCTGGGTTTTTCCTGACAAATGAATCTCAAATTCTCAGAGACTTGTACTTGGACCTGCAAGCTGAGTTTAGTGAAGTAGAAGCTTTCGTTGATCTTCATCACATGGGAACCCCAAAGACCAACGAAACGGGTGAAGATGTCACGATTGCAATAGACTACCCACCATTAGGACCTGACGATAGTCCAAAATACGATGATTGGTTGAAATTGGATCAAGACAAGTCTATGCGCTATTCGCTGGCAGCTGCACTTGGCGTAAAAGAACTTTCCGATAATGAGGAACCCGGTGTGGCCCGTTATTTACACCCAGAGGAGCGTGATTTACCCGGTCAGGCTAGGTCTTCATTTGCGCTTAATGGTACTGCGACCGTACTATTTGAAATGCCTGGTCAACAACCTGAATATGGCTATGATCAAGCATTGATAGATCGTGTGGAGAATGGTCTATGGGGGATTGCCAGTCGTATGGCAGATGACTCTATCGACGATCTCAATGGTGATGACTTCCTTAATCTGCCTAAGTATTGGACCGAACGTGCATCTGATATGAAAATACTTGTTGAGCGTTTCGAGAACGAAGGCGAGCTTGAGGATGATAATGTTGCGCAATCCTTAATGACTCATTTATCCGCTATGAGTTATTACGAAGATAAGGAACTCGAAGAAAAGGTCCTTAAACATACGGAAAGCTTTAAACTATTACTTGAGGATCAGAAAGAGAACGCGTTGATTACGGATGAGGCCTATAATAGGCTCAAGGATGATGCTGATTATTTGATTGACAAGTGGTAA
- a CDS encoding Xaa-Pro dipeptidyl-peptidase, whose amino-acid sequence MSKHTKSHIFSITLFMLLMTLISPVKTDAITEDEASHHQEDVTEAIYSYEDAIKETIYVESTLDSDQDGNPDRIAADIIRPKETNEDLKAPVIMDASPYYESMGRGNESEIKDPDEDGINDMFPLYYDNYFVPRGYAVVQVDMVGTNNSDGCPTTGGHEEIESIKVVIDWLNGKGTAWDRDGNEIKADWATGKVGMIGKSYDGTLANGAAAAGIEGLETIVPIGAISSWYDYYRYGGIPFYHNGPGGLSERVTSSERVDQCAPVREEIRIASDDETGDYNDFWDERNFVTDADKVNASVFAIHGLNDYNVKANHFSNWWEELAEHDVPRKLWLAQTGHVDPFDFRRAEWVHTLHQWFDYWLLDIENGIMDEPMVDIERAADEWETQSNWPDSDSKAVKVRLSPASEDLPGTLMTSPVINNLTQSFIDNPDQTEQQMVEDQFTTKDNRLLFLSPELNSEVQLSGVPELDIQASIDKDNTNLTALIVDYGTDERINHRNAGEGIRTLDLETCWGASSSVDDACYKETEKTTHEAPYEVVTHGWLDAQNRESLENSIPLNPGENDNFQWETLPEDYIFKEGHRIGIIIAGSSDRWLIPDNNQATFEVSLGQSNITLPIVGGKSALDEALGYDGGTSPESATAMKEIVQYYEDDDALDSSSSARALSLHLTSIERFESQENTEKVIKHLAAFKQLLDHQMDNKWMSEEAYQVLKADTDFLIQKWQ is encoded by the coding sequence TTGTCAAAGCATACCAAAAGTCATATTTTTAGTATTACGCTATTTATGTTACTGATGACATTGATAAGCCCTGTAAAGACAGATGCTATAACAGAAGATGAAGCTTCTCATCATCAAGAAGATGTAACAGAAGCAATTTATTCGTATGAAGATGCGATTAAAGAAACCATTTATGTTGAATCCACATTGGATAGTGACCAAGATGGAAATCCAGATCGCATTGCTGCAGATATTATTCGTCCCAAAGAAACAAATGAAGATCTGAAAGCACCTGTCATTATGGATGCAAGCCCCTATTATGAGAGTATGGGTCGTGGGAATGAATCCGAAATCAAAGATCCAGATGAGGATGGAATTAATGACATGTTTCCATTGTATTATGATAATTATTTTGTACCAAGAGGCTATGCTGTGGTCCAAGTAGATATGGTAGGAACAAACAACTCAGATGGTTGTCCAACTACTGGGGGACACGAAGAAATTGAAAGCATAAAAGTTGTAATAGATTGGTTAAATGGTAAAGGTACAGCATGGGATAGAGATGGAAATGAAATAAAAGCCGATTGGGCCACAGGTAAAGTCGGTATGATTGGAAAATCATATGACGGTACGCTTGCCAACGGTGCAGCAGCCGCGGGCATAGAAGGCCTGGAAACAATCGTTCCAATTGGCGCAATTAGCAGCTGGTACGATTATTATCGATACGGTGGTATTCCATTTTATCATAATGGTCCAGGGGGCTTATCTGAAAGGGTAACAAGTAGTGAAAGAGTGGATCAGTGTGCGCCTGTTCGTGAAGAAATACGAATAGCATCAGATGATGAAACAGGGGATTATAATGATTTCTGGGATGAGCGTAATTTTGTTACCGATGCTGATAAGGTAAATGCTAGTGTTTTCGCAATACATGGTCTAAATGATTACAATGTAAAAGCGAATCACTTCTCTAATTGGTGGGAGGAGCTAGCTGAGCATGATGTGCCAAGAAAGCTATGGCTAGCGCAAACAGGACATGTTGATCCATTTGATTTCAGAAGAGCTGAGTGGGTCCATACCTTACATCAATGGTTTGATTATTGGTTACTAGATATCGAGAATGGCATTATGGATGAACCAATGGTTGATATTGAGCGTGCTGCTGATGAATGGGAAACGCAATCAAATTGGCCGGATTCGGATTCTAAAGCAGTTAAGGTAAGGCTTTCACCTGCAAGTGAAGACTTGCCAGGAACATTAATGACCAGTCCAGTGATAAATAACCTTACTCAATCATTTATAGATAATCCAGATCAAACCGAACAGCAAATGGTTGAAGACCAATTTACAACAAAGGATAATCGATTACTATTTTTATCACCTGAATTAAATAGTGAAGTGCAATTAAGTGGGGTGCCTGAGCTAGACATACAGGCAAGTATTGACAAAGATAACACCAACCTTACTGCCCTGATAGTAGATTATGGGACAGATGAAAGGATTAATCACCGTAACGCGGGAGAAGGGATTCGTACACTAGATTTAGAAACTTGTTGGGGAGCGAGTTCATCAGTAGATGATGCCTGTTATAAGGAAACAGAGAAGACAACACATGAAGCGCCATATGAAGTTGTTACACATGGGTGGTTAGACGCCCAAAACCGGGAATCACTTGAAAATTCTATCCCATTAAATCCCGGGGAAAACGATAACTTCCAATGGGAAACGCTTCCAGAGGATTATATTTTCAAAGAAGGGCACCGTATTGGAATTATTATTGCAGGAAGTTCTGATAGATGGTTAATACCTGACAATAACCAAGCAACATTTGAGGTTTCTCTTGGACAGAGTAATATTACGTTGCCAATTGTTGGTGGAAAATCTGCTTTAGATGAAGCATTAGGGTATGATGGTGGCACATCTCCTGAAAGTGCTACTGCTATGAAAGAAATTGTTCAGTATTACGAAGACGATGATGCGTTGGATAGCTCTAGCTCTGCTCGTGCATTAAGTCTCCATTTGACTTCAATAGAACGCTTTGAAAGTCAAGAAAATACGGAAAAAGTTATAAAACATTTGGCAGCTTTTAAACAATTGCTTGACCATCAGATGGATAACAAATGGATGTCTGAAGAAGCCTATCAAGTTCTAAAGGCTGATACCGATTTCTTGATCCAAAAATGGCAATAG
- the ggt gene encoding gamma-glutamyltransferase, which translates to MILAIFMSLLLIIHVFIPAGLTASAQGIKDEQTAEGDYGMVVTAHPLASEVGADVLKNGGNAIDAAVAIQFALNVNEPMMSGIGGGGFLMYYDAETEEISAINSRERAPAGATPDMFVDEDGNVIPFQERVQNGKSVGVPGTLKGLETALDQWGTRSMDELLEPSIEMAEEGVEVNWVLADAIDSNEEKLSKTAASDVFLPEGDPLEEGDLLVQEDLADTFRLISEQGTDAFYNGEIGEALADEVEKRDGSMVTDDLSNYDVTYEEPEWGDYKGYDIASMAPPSSGGLTVLQMLKMSEQIDLTQYDVRSPEKYHHMAEMMHLAYADRGAYMGDPEFIDVPAEGLLHPDYIDSRVALVDPNQANENVQPGNPWDYQEGEPSPIKEDVSDKTDGETTHFTVADSEGNLVSYTTTIEQLFGSGIMVPDYGIMLNNELTDFDAAPGGANEVQPNKRPLSSMTPTIVLKDDEPFMTVGSPGGTTIITSVFQTIVNVIGYDMELKDAIEEPRIYSNEYPSIRWETGISSDVREQLEQMGHEWESSPGEIGNVNSLMLDSESDLYMGAADSSREGKAIGISADDLPPDASTVAYLQYLVDELENNGEFDDEDAIRHVKTHLASLAHYENTENMDKAVKHLDGFKQLIAQQNDDGLMSDEAYNELVQAADVLLEEWE; encoded by the coding sequence ATGATATTAGCAATCTTCATGTCACTGCTCCTAATCATCCATGTTTTTATACCAGCAGGATTGACGGCCAGTGCACAAGGCATCAAAGATGAACAAACGGCAGAGGGCGATTACGGTATGGTTGTAACGGCACACCCGTTAGCCTCTGAAGTTGGAGCAGATGTGTTAAAGAACGGCGGCAATGCTATTGATGCTGCTGTAGCGATCCAATTTGCGTTGAATGTAAATGAGCCAATGATGTCCGGAATTGGCGGTGGTGGTTTTTTGATGTACTATGACGCCGAGACGGAGGAAATTTCGGCGATTAACAGCAGGGAGCGGGCTCCAGCAGGGGCAACCCCTGATATGTTTGTCGACGAAGATGGTAATGTTATTCCTTTCCAGGAACGAGTCCAGAACGGTAAATCAGTAGGCGTACCTGGAACACTGAAAGGGCTTGAAACAGCTCTTGACCAGTGGGGAACGCGTTCCATGGACGAGCTTCTGGAACCATCCATCGAAATGGCGGAAGAAGGAGTTGAAGTAAATTGGGTGCTTGCTGACGCTATTGATAGTAACGAGGAAAAACTATCAAAAACAGCAGCGAGTGACGTTTTTCTACCGGAAGGTGATCCATTGGAAGAAGGCGATCTGCTTGTTCAAGAAGATTTGGCTGATACATTCAGACTGATCAGCGAACAGGGTACAGATGCATTTTACAATGGCGAAATTGGGGAAGCACTCGCCGATGAAGTCGAAAAGCGTGATGGTAGCATGGTTACGGATGATCTCAGCAACTATGATGTGACCTATGAAGAGCCAGAATGGGGAGATTACAAGGGGTACGATATTGCGTCCATGGCACCTCCAAGTTCCGGTGGTCTTACCGTGTTGCAAATGCTGAAAATGTCCGAGCAAATAGACCTAACCCAATATGATGTTCGTTCACCTGAAAAATATCATCATATGGCTGAAATGATGCATCTTGCCTACGCGGATCGAGGCGCTTATATGGGTGACCCTGAATTTATAGATGTTCCTGCTGAGGGTCTGCTTCATCCTGACTATATTGACAGTAGAGTAGCATTGGTTGACCCAAATCAAGCAAATGAAAATGTGCAGCCAGGAAACCCTTGGGATTATCAGGAAGGCGAACCTTCTCCGATAAAGGAAGACGTTAGCGATAAAACAGATGGTGAAACGACCCATTTCACTGTTGCTGATAGTGAAGGCAATCTTGTGTCTTATACAACAACGATTGAACAACTATTCGGGTCAGGGATAATGGTCCCCGATTACGGTATCATGTTGAACAATGAATTAACAGACTTTGATGCTGCTCCTGGTGGCGCTAATGAAGTTCAGCCAAACAAGCGGCCACTAAGCAGTATGACACCAACTATTGTTTTAAAAGATGATGAACCTTTTATGACTGTTGGCTCACCAGGCGGAACTACTATTATTACGTCGGTTTTTCAAACCATTGTCAATGTGATCGGATACGATATGGAGCTTAAGGATGCCATTGAAGAACCGAGAATCTATAGCAATGAATACCCGAGTATCCGCTGGGAAACCGGTATTTCATCAGATGTACGGGAGCAGCTGGAGCAGATGGGCCATGAATGGGAATCAAGTCCAGGTGAAATTGGAAACGTTAACAGTTTAATGCTCGATTCCGAAAGTGATCTTTACATGGGTGCCGCAGATTCAAGCAGAGAAGGAAAGGCGATCGGCATTTCTGCAGATGATTTGCCACCGGATGCCTCAACCGTTGCTTACTTGCAATATCTTGTTGATGAACTGGAAAATAACGGTGAATTCGATGATGAGGATGCCATCCGACATGTGAAAACCCATTTAGCATCACTCGCTCATTATGAAAACACAGAAAATATGGACAAGGCAGTGAAACATCTGGATGGATTTAAGCAGCTGATTGCGCAACAGAACGATGATGGGTTGATGTCAGACGAGGCTTATAATGAATTGGTACAGGCTGCTGATGTTTTATTGGAAGAGTGGGAATAA
- the dacB gene encoding D-alanyl-D-alanine carboxypeptidase/D-alanyl-D-alanine endopeptidase, whose protein sequence is MRTKSLVPFLLIAVMLLIMPLMQQSNDVLVTASQEESESLEEKIDAVLDDARIDGAAAGVSVRSAETGELLYEENGDMRLHPASNMKLLSGAAAMETLGSDYQFSTEIWTDGNVQGSELHGDLYLKGKGDPTLMKANLDQFAKDLKEQGIDQIRGNLVGDDTWYDDVRLSEDLNWSDEPFHTGAQISALTLAPDEDYDAGTIIVEVMAAEEAGEKAEVKVTPETNYVTIVNNTEMVPATEDKDISIERQHGNNEIVIEGEMPVDGSNSKSWASVWEPTGYVMDVFKNALEEQGIRMIGDASVTFGPTPEDADLLIEKQSQPLEEIYTRFMKLSNNGHGEVLVKEMGKVLKGDGSWDAGLDVLEETVADFDMNTDTMLLRDGSGMSHKNMIPANEFTEMLYAIQDKGWYPAFEETLPVAGHPERLVGGTLRYRMDQAPTQENVLAKTGSLTGVSALSGYVTTADGEKLTFSIMFNNYLASSVEDMEDEIATVLAKHGEEDSYPEVPEEPTVEDLQHLVEELGDGGEFVDTGAVHQVEMHLHALAQYENTERTDKAMKHLHGFKDLVEHQRDNDMISEIGYAALMAASDALLEQWE, encoded by the coding sequence ATGCGAACAAAAAGTCTCGTTCCATTTCTATTGATCGCTGTGATGCTGTTGATTATGCCGCTGATGCAGCAAAGCAACGATGTGTTGGTAACGGCCTCTCAGGAAGAAAGTGAAAGCCTAGAGGAGAAGATTGATGCGGTGTTGGATGATGCGCGGATTGACGGAGCGGCTGCTGGTGTCAGTGTGCGGAGTGCGGAAACTGGTGAGCTGCTTTATGAGGAAAATGGTGATATGCGACTGCACCCGGCCTCCAATATGAAATTATTGAGTGGGGCTGCTGCGATGGAAACGCTTGGTTCGGATTATCAGTTTTCCACTGAGATATGGACCGATGGAAATGTGCAGGGCTCGGAATTACATGGTGACCTTTATTTGAAAGGGAAAGGCGACCCAACGTTGATGAAAGCGAATCTTGATCAGTTTGCCAAAGATTTGAAGGAACAGGGGATTGATCAAATTAGAGGGAATCTCGTGGGAGATGACACTTGGTATGATGATGTCCGTCTCTCGGAGGATCTCAACTGGTCGGATGAGCCATTTCATACCGGTGCGCAAATTTCCGCACTTACCCTTGCCCCAGATGAGGATTATGACGCCGGAACTATTATAGTGGAAGTTATGGCGGCGGAAGAGGCAGGCGAAAAAGCAGAGGTGAAAGTCACGCCTGAAACGAATTATGTCACAATTGTAAACAACACAGAAATGGTACCAGCAACAGAGGATAAGGACATTTCTATAGAGCGGCAACATGGAAATAACGAAATCGTGATTGAAGGAGAGATGCCGGTTGACGGTTCGAACTCCAAATCATGGGCATCCGTGTGGGAGCCAACTGGCTATGTGATGGATGTATTTAAAAACGCGCTGGAGGAACAAGGCATCCGTATGATTGGCGACGCATCCGTCACATTTGGTCCAACACCGGAGGATGCAGATCTTTTAATAGAAAAACAGTCTCAGCCACTTGAGGAAATCTATACCCGGTTTATGAAACTAAGCAATAATGGACATGGCGAAGTGCTCGTAAAAGAAATGGGCAAAGTGTTAAAAGGGGATGGAAGCTGGGATGCTGGACTGGACGTGCTTGAGGAGACGGTTGCAGACTTTGATATGAATACGGATACGATGCTTCTTCGTGATGGTTCGGGCATGTCACATAAAAATATGATTCCGGCTAATGAATTTACGGAGATGTTATATGCGATTCAAGATAAAGGTTGGTATCCGGCCTTCGAAGAAACACTGCCGGTCGCAGGACATCCAGAACGTCTCGTCGGTGGTACGTTAAGATATCGGATGGATCAAGCCCCTACTCAGGAAAATGTATTAGCGAAAACAGGCTCGCTCACCGGTGTATCCGCTTTATCCGGCTATGTCACGACAGCCGATGGGGAAAAACTGACCTTCTCCATTATGTTTAATAATTATTTGGCATCATCCGTGGAGGATATGGAGGATGAGATTGCCACCGTACTGGCAAAGCATGGAGAGGAAGATTCATATCCCGAGGTGCCAGAGGAGCCAACCGTGGAGGATTTGCAGCATCTTGTTGAGGAATTGGGGGATGGCGGAGAATTCGTAGACACGGGAGCAGTACACCAAGTAGAAATGCATTTACACGCACTTGCTCAATATGAAAACACAGAGAGAACAGACAAAGCGATGAAACATCTACATGGGTTTAAGGATTTAGTGGAACATCAGAGGGATAACGATATGATTTCTGAGATAGGTTATGCAGCGTTGATGGCTGCATCTGATGCGTTATTGGAACAATGGGAGTAG
- a CDS encoding CalY family protein: protein MGLKKQVGMGMASAALGLTLIGGGTFAYFSDSETTNNTFAAGTIDLGVEPTEVIEVDNIQPGDSMTRDFELQNNGSVDMNKVLLETDYSVIDAEGDNTDDFGNHIQVEFLYNADQLNEVIYETTLAELKEMTPEAVNEEVFIPALGEDGLEAGTSDDLVVEFTFVDNGEDQNEFQGDTLNLEWTFTAQQATDEEE from the coding sequence ATGGGTTTAAAAAAACAGGTAGGTATGGGGATGGCGTCTGCTGCACTTGGTCTAACATTGATAGGTGGAGGAACGTTTGCCTATTTTAGTGATAGTGAGACAACGAATAACACGTTTGCGGCAGGAACGATTGACTTGGGCGTGGAACCGACGGAAGTAATTGAAGTGGATAATATCCAGCCCGGGGATTCCATGACGCGTGATTTTGAACTGCAAAATAATGGCTCCGTGGATATGAACAAGGTGCTCCTGGAAACGGATTATTCCGTGATTGATGCAGAAGGGGACAATACCGATGATTTTGGAAACCATATTCAAGTGGAGTTCTTATACAACGCTGATCAATTGAATGAAGTGATTTATGAAACAACATTGGCTGAACTGAAGGAAATGACACCAGAAGCTGTAAATGAAGAAGTATTCATTCCGGCACTTGGAGAAGATGGGCTTGAAGCTGGTACCAGCGATGACCTTGTTGTTGAATTTACCTTTGTTGATAATGGAGAAGATCAAAACGAATTCCAGGGTGATACGTTAAATCTGGAGTGGACATTTACAGCTCAACAGGCGACAGATGAAGAAGAATAA
- a CDS encoding FIMAH domain-containing protein translates to MKRRSWSNVLSSFFIIVLFMTMVPMIALAEQQNDSALNEPITGFEERGGEDWTTYEEELDFLEEVAESSDRVTYSQIGTTEEGRALHLVRVGFPEPPSDEDIAEGRNMLVIGTQHGNENAPREMALQMLRDLAFTDDTHVLEQLEDATILFIPTANPDGREADTRVNSEGIDINREHLSLRTLEVQTIGEVLNQFNPDITVDGHERPTATGNPDIEMLWPRNLNVDDELQSLNQEMVEDYMFPPVENAGFSTGLYGSPGGSGGGDERIMRNILGLRNGLGVLTETAGEQEPSYRVEAQKRAVESVLTFYRDRFEDVGTMVAGAPERQTTAGADQSDPFYLDGADNWDPTTVLEKKPSGYLLNEAQAEEMRQHIALFSLETEEVDGNGVFAPMSQPMMSILPFLFDVRATYNEVEGLALYDSTNVGTAANMNALVAHFDEEGAFAEASDARALTTHLTTVDHFEKQEEADKAVKHMNGFHTLLEHQKDNDVISEKAYEDLSTYADYLIEKWDVDSDSN, encoded by the coding sequence ATGAAAAGGAGAAGTTGGTCTAACGTTTTATCTTCATTCTTTATAATCGTATTGTTTATGACCATGGTTCCGATGATTGCACTGGCGGAACAGCAAAATGATAGCGCTTTAAATGAGCCGATAACGGGTTTTGAGGAGCGTGGCGGAGAAGATTGGACAACCTATGAAGAGGAATTGGATTTCCTAGAAGAGGTAGCAGAATCGTCGGATCGGGTCACCTATTCTCAGATTGGTACGACGGAAGAAGGCAGAGCCCTGCATTTAGTGCGAGTAGGGTTTCCGGAGCCCCCATCTGATGAGGACATTGCCGAAGGGCGGAACATGCTAGTCATTGGAACACAGCATGGTAACGAAAATGCACCAAGAGAGATGGCCTTGCAGATGTTGAGGGATCTTGCGTTTACGGATGATACGCATGTTTTAGAACAACTCGAAGATGCGACCATATTGTTCATTCCGACAGCGAACCCGGATGGTAGAGAAGCCGATACACGGGTCAATTCGGAAGGGATTGATATTAATCGTGAGCATTTAAGTCTGCGTACGCTTGAGGTACAGACAATTGGAGAAGTTCTTAACCAGTTCAATCCAGATATTACGGTAGATGGGCATGAGCGGCCTACTGCTACTGGAAATCCGGATATTGAAATGCTCTGGCCACGTAACCTTAATGTAGATGATGAGCTGCAGTCATTAAATCAAGAGATGGTAGAGGACTACATGTTTCCACCTGTAGAAAATGCCGGCTTTTCCACCGGATTGTATGGTTCCCCGGGTGGTTCAGGTGGTGGCGATGAACGTATTATGCGTAATATTTTAGGTTTACGCAACGGTTTAGGTGTACTTACCGAAACTGCCGGCGAGCAAGAGCCAAGTTACCGGGTTGAAGCTCAAAAACGCGCTGTCGAATCGGTGCTAACATTTTATCGTGATCGATTTGAAGATGTAGGGACGATGGTAGCAGGTGCACCGGAAAGACAGACAACTGCGGGAGCAGATCAATCGGATCCGTTTTATCTAGATGGGGCAGATAACTGGGATCCAACTACTGTATTGGAAAAGAAACCAAGTGGGTATTTGCTTAACGAAGCCCAGGCTGAAGAAATGCGTCAACATATAGCGTTATTCTCGCTGGAAACCGAAGAAGTTGATGGTAATGGTGTATTTGCTCCGATGAGTCAGCCGATGATGTCTATTTTGCCATTTTTGTTTGACGTGCGCGCCACATACAACGAGGTTGAAGGATTAGCCCTATATGATAGTACGAATGTGGGAACTGCAGCGAATATGAATGCCTTAGTGGCGCATTTTGACGAGGAGGGAGCGTTCGCAGAAGCTAGTGATGCTCGTGCCTTAACCACACACTTGACTACAGTAGATCATTTTGAAAAGCAAGAAGAAGCGGATAAAGCTGTTAAACACATGAATGGTTTCCATACATTGCTGGAGCACCAGAAAGATAATGATGTCATTTCTGAAAAGGCATATGAAGATCTTAGCACCTATGCAGATTATTTGATTGAAAAGTGGGATGTTGATTCAGATTCTAACTAG
- a CDS encoding dipeptidase, which produces MVTEQYKQIVQDIHKESIIIDSHFDLLFDVAAQRKRGRKRVIETDHLPSFHEGGWDIIVSSIYLDDEDLPEMALHKALDQVSCLYAEIEESPDKIMLCKNIQDMMQAKKRKKIGIMLSFEGVEPLGGDVSLLRVFYELGVRMIGLTWSRRNAAGDGCAFDFAERQMTGGLSEFGHAVLEEAEKLGMIMDVTHINDQGFSDIIRASHQPVIASHSNTRVIANTPRNLTDEQLREIAASGGVAGINAVSKIASKPAEAATIDILVDHIEHMVSIVGIDHIGIGLDLCDMFHKYAEKHTTFDIFRNHGALKELTQVLLKRGFEKKEIMKIYGENMLRVYQNVLS; this is translated from the coding sequence GTGGTTACAGAACAATACAAGCAAATCGTACAGGACATTCATAAGGAATCGATCATAATTGACTCCCATTTTGACCTGCTTTTTGATGTGGCAGCACAGCGGAAACGAGGACGAAAGCGAGTGATTGAGACAGATCACCTCCCCTCTTTTCATGAAGGGGGTTGGGATATTATTGTGTCATCCATCTATCTAGATGATGAGGACTTGCCGGAAATGGCCTTACACAAGGCTTTGGATCAAGTAAGCTGCCTGTATGCGGAGATCGAGGAGTCGCCGGATAAAATCATGCTTTGTAAAAATATACAAGATATGATGCAAGCGAAGAAAAGGAAGAAAATAGGAATTATGCTTTCCTTTGAAGGCGTTGAGCCACTGGGAGGGGATGTGTCCCTTTTACGTGTGTTTTATGAACTTGGGGTACGGATGATTGGGCTTACATGGAGCAGAAGAAACGCTGCTGGCGATGGCTGTGCATTTGACTTCGCTGAACGTCAAATGACCGGCGGATTATCCGAATTTGGGCATGCTGTGCTTGAAGAAGCAGAGAAACTAGGCATGATTATGGACGTTACCCATATTAATGATCAGGGATTTTCAGATATTATTCGGGCTTCACATCAGCCGGTAATCGCTTCACATTCCAATACGCGAGTTATCGCCAACACACCAAGGAACTTAACGGACGAACAATTACGAGAGATTGCAGCATCAGGTGGTGTTGCGGGAATTAATGCTGTTAGTAAAATTGCATCAAAGCCAGCTGAAGCTGCTACGATCGATATCCTAGTTGATCATATTGAGCACATGGTTTCTATTGTCGGCATCGATCATATTGGAATTGGACTTGATTTATGTGACATGTTTCATAAATATGCAGAAAAACACACTACATTTGATATCTTCCGCAATCACGGAGCGTTGAAAGAATTAACGCAAGTTTTGTTGAAGCGAGGTTTTGAGAAGAAAGAAATTATGAAGATTTATGGAGAGAATATGTTGCGTGTGTATCAGAATGTACTCTCGTAG